Proteins encoded in a region of the Drosophila sechellia strain sech25 chromosome 2L, ASM438219v1, whole genome shotgun sequence genome:
- the LOC6621835 gene encoding sodium-coupled monocarboxylate transporter 1 isoform X1 — MDTYIFGTVDYTVFLCVTILSIAIGLYFGWIKKTKKAVETSPTATDTREISMPNFGSKKMNEYLMGSGNLKVFPVAMSLIASFISGVAILGTPSEIYYYGTQYSLIVVAIVIQGVAVSYIYLPVFSALQVRSAYEYLGMRFHPLIRNIVSIMFVIEVLLYTPFVVFVPALAFNQASGLNIHMIEILMIVVCVIYTLLGGLKAVVHTDIWQVAIMFASVVVVAILATCYIPDVDDFFEGLQAGGRLIFGNISPSPYVRNTVWSVVIGGAFYWTSSTAVHQTMVHRYMSLPNLQMARTSIAYFVLGSVIFYSVLSFLGLLIFNMYKDCDPLSAGQIMNNDQLVPLFVVQSVGHIYGIPGLFIAGIFGAGLSSLSVFLNSTSVVILQDIVRGCFKMQPGETASAIIVKGTILIMGLLVFGAVLLLEKVSGILSICMSLVAIATSSTFGIFTLGVLVPWANTVGTAVGGIAGFLLTGWITFGSQIAAASGQLHHHRLPVSLASCPGNVTAPENVWVDEEQVFPLFRLSFHWINPIGALTVVVVGSLVSLVTNPTDIKSLDSDLISPVIHRFLPKECFKHGNAEENSVQDIPLLIEKKD, encoded by the exons ATGGACACCTACATATTCGGAACGGTCGACTACACGGTCTTCCTGTGCGTGACCATACTATCCATCGCCATAGGACTGTATTTCGGTTGGATAAA AAAGACCAAAAAGGCGGTGGAAACCAGCCCAACGGCTACGGATACCCGGGAGATATCCATGCCAAATTTCGGATCGAAAAAGATGAACGAGTATCTGATGGGTTCGGGCAATCTGAAGGTTTTCCCAGTCGCAATGAGCCTGATAGCGAG TTTCATTTCGGGCGTTGCAATACTGGGAACTCCATCCGAGATTTACTACTATGGCACCCAATATTCCCTGATTGTCGTAGCCATTGTCATCCAAGGAGTGGCTGTTTCCTACATCTACTTGCCCGTGTTTTCGGCTCTTCAAGTGCGGTCAGCTTATGAG TACTTGGGAATGCGCTTTCATCCGCTTATACGGAACATAGTATCCATAATGTTTGTCATCGAAGTG CTACTATATACGCCTTTTGTGGTCTTTGTGCCAGCACTCGCTTTCAATCAGG CTTCCGGTCTAAATATTCACATGATAGAGATTCTGATGATTGTGGTGTGCGTTATATACACTCTATTG GGCGGGCTCAAGGCAGTGGTGCATACGGACATCTGGCAGGTGGCCATCATGTTTGCCTCTGTTGTGGTTGTGGCCATCCTGGCCACCTGCTACATCCCCGACGTGGATGACTTCTTCGAAGGCCTGCAGGCCGGCGGACGCCTCATATTTGGCAACATCAGTCCTTCGCCGTATGTGCGCAATACGGTTTGGAGTGTGGTGATCGGCGGCGCTTTCTACTGGACCTCGTCTACGGCGGTGCACCAGACCATGGTGCATCGCTACATGTCCTTGCCCAACTTGCAAATGGCCAGGACATCCATTGCCTATTTTGTCCTCGGATCGGTTATCTTTTACTCGGTTCTCAGCTTCTTGGGACTGCTCATCTTTAACATGTACAAGGATTGTGATCCATTGAGTGCTGGGCAAATCATG AATAACGATCAGCTGGTTCCCCTCTTCGTGGTCCAGAGTGTCGGTCACATCTACGGAATCCCAGGGCTTTTCATTGCCGGTATTTTTGGTGCTGGCCTGAGTTCGCTCTCCGTCTTCCTAAACTCCACCTCCGTGGTCATCCTGCAGGACATAGTCCGTGGCTGTTTTAAGATGCAGCCGGGCGAAACTGCATCCGCGATTATCGTTAAAGGCACCATCCTGATCATGGGCTTATTGGTATTCGGCGCGGTGCTTCTACTGGAGAAAGTGAGTGGCATCCTGAGCATCTGCATGTCCCTGGTGGCCATCGCAACTAGTTCCACCTTTGGCATATTTACCCTGGGAGTGCTGGTTCCCTGGGCGAACACAGTGGGCACTGCGGTGGGCGGAATCGCTGGCTTCCTCCTGACCGGATGGATAACTTTCGGGTCGCAAATAGCGGCGGCATCCGGACAACTGCATCACCATCGGCTTCCTGTGTCCCTCGCAAGTTGCCCCGGCAATGTGACTGCTCCCGAAAATGTTTGGGTGGACGAGGAGCAGGTGTTTCCACTATTCCGACTCTCATTCCATTGGATAAACCCAATTGGGGCACTTACGGTTGTCGTTGTGGGTTCTCTGGTCTCTCTGGTGACCAATCCCACGGACATCAAGAGTCTCGACTCGGATTTGATATCTCCAGTGATTCACAG GTTTCTTCCTAAAGAATGCTTCAAACATGGAAATGCTGAGGAAAACTCTGTCCAGGATATCCCACTGTTAATTGAGAAAAAGGATTAA
- the LOC116800575 gene encoding sodium-coupled monocarboxylate transporter 1-like isoform X1 encodes MDTYIFGTVDYTVFLGVTILSIAIGLYFGWIKKTKKAVETSPTATDTREISMPNFGSKKMNEYLMGSGNLKVFPVAMSLIASFISGVAILGTPSEIYYNGTQYSLIVVAIVIQGVAVSYIYLPVFSALQVRSAYEYLGMRFHPLIRNIVSIMFVIEVLLYTPFVVFVPALALNQASGLNIHMIEILMIVVCVIYTLLVAIMFASVVVVAILATCYIPDVDDFFEGLQAGGRLIFGNISPSPYVRNTVWSVVIGGAFYWTSSTAVHQTMVHRYMSLPNLQMARTSIAYFVLGSVIFYSVLSFLGLLIFNMYKDCDPLSAGQIMNNDQLVPLFVVQSVGHIYGIPGLFIAGIFGAGLSSLSVFLNSTSVVILQDIVRGCFKMQPGETASAIIVKGTILIMGLLVFGAVLLLEKVSGILSICMSLVAIATSSTFGIFTLGVLVPWANTVGTAVGGIAGFLLTGWITFGSQIAAASGQLHHHRLPVSLASCPGNVTAPENVWVDEEQVFPLFRLSFHWINPIGALTVVVVGSLVSLVTKPTDIKSLDSDLISPVIHRFLPKECFKQRNLDKSEATDIYTIT; translated from the exons ATGGACACCTACATATTCGGAACGGTCGACTACACGGTCTTCCTGGGCGTGACCATACTATCCATCGCCATAGGACTGTATTTCGGTTGGATAAA AAAGACCAAAAAGGCGGTGGAAACCAGCCCAACGGCTACGGATACCCGGGAGATATCCATGCCAAATTTCGGATCGAAAAAGATGAACGAGTATCTGATGGGTTCGGGCAATCTGAAGGTTTTCCCAGTCGCAATGAGCCTGATAGCGAG TTTCATTTCGGGCGTTGCAATACTGGGAACTCCATCCGAGATTTACTACAATGGCACCCAATATTCCCTGATTGTCGTAGCCATTGTCATCCAAGGAGTGGCTGTTTCCTACATCTACTTGCCCGTGTTTTCGGCTCTTCAAGTGCGGTCAGCTTATGAG TACTTGGGAATGCGCTTTCATCCGCTTATACGGAACATAGTATCCATAATGTTTGTCATCGAAGTG CTACTATATACGCCTTTTGTGGTCTTTGTGCCAGCACTCGCTTTGAATCAGG CTTCCGGTCTAAATATTCACATGATAGAGATTCTGATGATTGTGGTGTGCGTTATATACACTCTATTG GTGGCCATCATGTTTGCCTCTGTTGTGGTTGTGGCCATCCTGGCCACCTGCTACATCCCCGACGTGGATGACTTCTTCGAAGGCCTGCAGGCCGGCGGACGCCTCATATTTGGCAACATCAGTCCTTCGCCGTATGTGCGCAATACGGTTTGGAGTGTGGTGATCGGCGGCGCTTTCTACTGGACCTCGTCTACGGCGGTGCACCAGACCATGGTGCATCGCTACATGTCCTTGCCCAACTTGCAAATGGCCAGGACATCCATTGCCTATTTTGTCCTCGGATCGGTTATCTTTTACTCGGTTCTCAGCTTCTTGGGACTGCTCATCTTTAACATGTACAAGGATTGTGATCCATTGAGTGCTGGGCAAATCATG AATAACGATCAGCTGGTTCCCCTCTTCGTGGTCCAGAGTGTCGGTCACATCTACGGAATCCCAGGGCTTTTCATTGCCGGTATTTTTGGTGCTGGCCTGAGTTCGCTCTCCGTCTTCCTAAACTCCACCTCCGTGGTCATACTGCAGGACATAGTCCGTGGCTGTTTTAAGATGCAGCCGGGCGAAACTGCATCCGCGATTATCGTTAAAGGCACCATCCTGATCATGGGCTTATTGGTATTCGGCGCGGTGCTTCTACTGGAGAAAGTGAGTGGCATCCTGAGCATCTGCATGTCCCTGGTGGCCATCGCAACTAGTTCCACCTTTGGCATATTTACCCTGGGAGTGCTGGTTCCCTGGGCGAACACAGTGGGCACTGCGGTGGGCGGAATCGCTGGCTTCCTCCTGACCGGATGGATAACTTTCGGGTCGCAAATAGCGGCGGCATCCGGACAACTGCATCACCATCGGCTTCCTGTGTCCCTCGCAAGTTGCCCCGGCAATGTGACTGCTCCCGAAAATGTTTGGGTGGACGAGGAGCAGGTGTTTCCACTATTCCGACTCTCATTCCATTGGATAAACCCAATTGGGGCACTTACGGTTGTCGTTGTGGGTTCTCTGGTCTCTCTGGTGACCAAGCCCACGGATATAAAGAGTCTCGACTCGGATTTGATATCTCCAGTGATCCACAG ATTCCTTCCAAAAGAATGCTTTAAGCAACGCAATCTTGATAAAAGTGAGGCAACCGATATTTACACTATCACCTAA
- the LOC116800575 gene encoding sodium-coupled monocarboxylate transporter 1-like isoform X2 — MDTYIFGTVDYTVFLGVTILSIAIGLYFGWIKKTKKAVETSPTATDTREISMPNFGSKKMNEYLMGSGNLKVFPVAMSLIASFISGVAILGTPSEIYYNGTQYSLIVVAIVIQGVAVSYIYLPVFSALQVRSAYEYLGMRFHPLIRNIVSIMFVIEVLLYTPFVVFVPALALNQASGLNIHMIEILMIVVCVIYTLLWCIRTSGRWPSCLPLLWLWPSWPPATSPTWMTSSKACRPADASYLATSVLRRMCAIRFGVW, encoded by the exons ATGGACACCTACATATTCGGAACGGTCGACTACACGGTCTTCCTGGGCGTGACCATACTATCCATCGCCATAGGACTGTATTTCGGTTGGATAAA AAAGACCAAAAAGGCGGTGGAAACCAGCCCAACGGCTACGGATACCCGGGAGATATCCATGCCAAATTTCGGATCGAAAAAGATGAACGAGTATCTGATGGGTTCGGGCAATCTGAAGGTTTTCCCAGTCGCAATGAGCCTGATAGCGAG TTTCATTTCGGGCGTTGCAATACTGGGAACTCCATCCGAGATTTACTACAATGGCACCCAATATTCCCTGATTGTCGTAGCCATTGTCATCCAAGGAGTGGCTGTTTCCTACATCTACTTGCCCGTGTTTTCGGCTCTTCAAGTGCGGTCAGCTTATGAG TACTTGGGAATGCGCTTTCATCCGCTTATACGGAACATAGTATCCATAATGTTTGTCATCGAAGTG CTACTATATACGCCTTTTGTGGTCTTTGTGCCAGCACTCGCTTTGAATCAGG CTTCCGGTCTAAATATTCACATGATAGAGATTCTGATGATTGTGGTGTGCGTTATATACACTCTATTG TGGTGCATACGGACATCTGGCAGGTGGCCATCATGTTTGCCTCTGTTGTGGTTGTGGCCATCCTGGCCACCTGCTACATCCCCGACGTGGATGACTTCTTCGAAGGCCTGCAGGCCGGCGGACGCCTCATATTTGGCAACATCAGTCCTTCGCCGTATGTGCGCAATACGGTTTGGAGTGTGGTGA
- the LOC6621835 gene encoding sodium-coupled monocarboxylate transporter 1 isoform X3: protein MDTYIFGTVDYTVFLCVTILSIAIGLYFGWIKKTKKAVETSPTATDTREISMPNFGSKKMNEYLMGSGNLKVFPVAMSLIASFISGVAILGTPSEIYYYGTQYSLIVVAIVIQGVAVSYIYLPVFSALQVRSAYEYLGMRFHPLIRNIVSIMFVIEVLLYTPFVVFVPALAFNQASGLNIHMIEILMIVVCVIYTLLWCIRTSGRWPSCLPLLWLWPSWPPATSPTWMTSSKACRPADASYLATSVLRRMCAIRFGVW from the exons ATGGACACCTACATATTCGGAACGGTCGACTACACGGTCTTCCTGTGCGTGACCATACTATCCATCGCCATAGGACTGTATTTCGGTTGGATAAA AAAGACCAAAAAGGCGGTGGAAACCAGCCCAACGGCTACGGATACCCGGGAGATATCCATGCCAAATTTCGGATCGAAAAAGATGAACGAGTATCTGATGGGTTCGGGCAATCTGAAGGTTTTCCCAGTCGCAATGAGCCTGATAGCGAG TTTCATTTCGGGCGTTGCAATACTGGGAACTCCATCCGAGATTTACTACTATGGCACCCAATATTCCCTGATTGTCGTAGCCATTGTCATCCAAGGAGTGGCTGTTTCCTACATCTACTTGCCCGTGTTTTCGGCTCTTCAAGTGCGGTCAGCTTATGAG TACTTGGGAATGCGCTTTCATCCGCTTATACGGAACATAGTATCCATAATGTTTGTCATCGAAGTG CTACTATATACGCCTTTTGTGGTCTTTGTGCCAGCACTCGCTTTCAATCAGG CTTCCGGTCTAAATATTCACATGATAGAGATTCTGATGATTGTGGTGTGCGTTATATACACTCTATTG TGGTGCATACGGACATCTGGCAGGTGGCCATCATGTTTGCCTCTGTTGTGGTTGTGGCCATCCTGGCCACCTGCTACATCCCCGACGTGGATGACTTCTTCGAAGGCCTGCAGGCCGGCGGACGCCTCATATTTGGCAACATCAGTCCTTCGCCGTATGTGCGCAATACGGTTTGGAGTGTGGTGA
- the LOC6613050 gene encoding cytochrome c oxidase subunit 7A1, mitochondrial yields MALPDGLSNKMKVFQAVNEVPVFLKGGPADKILFGITAGLCGLGIVSFVHLVYTMGFAKKKA; encoded by the exons ATGGCTCTACCCGATGGACTTTCCAACAAAATGAAGGTTTTCCAG GCCGTCAACGAAGTTCCCGTTTTTCTGAAAGGCGGACCAGCGGATAAGATTTTATTCGGCATTACCGCTGGACTGTGTGGCCTTGGGATCGTTAGCTTTGTCCACCTGGTCTACACAATGGGATTCGCCAAAAAGAAGGCCTAA
- the LOC6613049 gene encoding coiled-coil domain-containing protein 28B isoform X4, with product MEPNDEVVERQKLVNDVETEEEAQSAPKSATPASPAVPNIKIKGISSGETTRSRNSASCSIERTISEKEKDKSQGQGQAATKVTYVNERRPRPQAHGGSGGGAGDERFEFKTRPRKLLKVPDVKHMERALLGLLDDFHSGKLRAFGSGCTMDQMTKIREQQECLAKLHFELAAAEEDSLEHGNEFNTNKAQENMLQLMQRLEQLSISIEQLQTSHTGL from the exons ATGGAGCCCAACGATGAGGTGGTGGAACGCCAGAAGCTGGTGAACGACGTGGAAACGGAGGAGGAAGCCCAAAGCGCACCGAAATCGGCCACACCCGCTTCGCCCGCCGTTCCGAAT ATCAAAATCAAAGGCATATCCAGCGGCGAGACCACGCGCAGCAGAAACTCCGCATCCTGCTCCATCGAGAGGACGATATCCGAAAAGGAGAAGGACAAGAGCCAGGGCCAGGGTCAAGCGGCCACCAAGGTGACCTACGTGAATGAAcgccggccacgcccccaggcGCACGGTGGAAGTGGCGGGGGAGCTGGAGACGAGAGATTCGAGTTCAAGACCCGGCCGCGCAAACTCCTGAAAG TTCCCGATGTGAAGCACATGGAAAGAGCCCTCCTCGGACTGCTGGATGACTTCCACTCCGGCAAGCTGAGGGCATTCG GCTCCGGCTGCACAATGGACCAAATGACCAAGATCCGCGAGCAGCAGGAGTGCCTGGCCAAACTGCATTTCGAACTGGCTGCCGCCGAGGAGGATTCACTGGAGCACGGCAACGAGTTCAACACCAACAAGGCGCAGGAGAACATGCTGCAGCTGATGCAGCGCCTGGAACAGCTATCCATCTCCATCGAGCAGCTGCAGACGAGCCACACGGGTCTCTGA
- the LOC6621835 gene encoding sodium-coupled monocarboxylate transporter 1 isoform X2 has product MDTYIFGTVDYTVFLCVTILSIAIGLYFGWIKKTKKAVETSPTATDTREISMPNFGSKKMNEYLMGSGNLKVFPVAMSLIASFISGVAILGTPSEIYYYGTQYSLIVVAIVIQGVAVSYIYLPVFSALQVRSAYEYLGMRFHPLIRNIVSIMFVIEVLLYTPFVVFVPALAFNQASGLNIHMIEILMIVVCVIYTLLVAIMFASVVVVAILATCYIPDVDDFFEGLQAGGRLIFGNISPSPYVRNTVWSVVIGGAFYWTSSTAVHQTMVHRYMSLPNLQMARTSIAYFVLGSVIFYSVLSFLGLLIFNMYKDCDPLSAGQIMNNDQLVPLFVVQSVGHIYGIPGLFIAGIFGAGLSSLSVFLNSTSVVILQDIVRGCFKMQPGETASAIIVKGTILIMGLLVFGAVLLLEKVSGILSICMSLVAIATSSTFGIFTLGVLVPWANTVGTAVGGIAGFLLTGWITFGSQIAAASGQLHHHRLPVSLASCPGNVTAPENVWVDEEQVFPLFRLSFHWINPIGALTVVVVGSLVSLVTNPTDIKSLDSDLISPVIHRFLPKECFKHGNAEENSVQDIPLLIEKKD; this is encoded by the exons ATGGACACCTACATATTCGGAACGGTCGACTACACGGTCTTCCTGTGCGTGACCATACTATCCATCGCCATAGGACTGTATTTCGGTTGGATAAA AAAGACCAAAAAGGCGGTGGAAACCAGCCCAACGGCTACGGATACCCGGGAGATATCCATGCCAAATTTCGGATCGAAAAAGATGAACGAGTATCTGATGGGTTCGGGCAATCTGAAGGTTTTCCCAGTCGCAATGAGCCTGATAGCGAG TTTCATTTCGGGCGTTGCAATACTGGGAACTCCATCCGAGATTTACTACTATGGCACCCAATATTCCCTGATTGTCGTAGCCATTGTCATCCAAGGAGTGGCTGTTTCCTACATCTACTTGCCCGTGTTTTCGGCTCTTCAAGTGCGGTCAGCTTATGAG TACTTGGGAATGCGCTTTCATCCGCTTATACGGAACATAGTATCCATAATGTTTGTCATCGAAGTG CTACTATATACGCCTTTTGTGGTCTTTGTGCCAGCACTCGCTTTCAATCAGG CTTCCGGTCTAAATATTCACATGATAGAGATTCTGATGATTGTGGTGTGCGTTATATACACTCTATTG GTGGCCATCATGTTTGCCTCTGTTGTGGTTGTGGCCATCCTGGCCACCTGCTACATCCCCGACGTGGATGACTTCTTCGAAGGCCTGCAGGCCGGCGGACGCCTCATATTTGGCAACATCAGTCCTTCGCCGTATGTGCGCAATACGGTTTGGAGTGTGGTGATCGGCGGCGCTTTCTACTGGACCTCGTCTACGGCGGTGCACCAGACCATGGTGCATCGCTACATGTCCTTGCCCAACTTGCAAATGGCCAGGACATCCATTGCCTATTTTGTCCTCGGATCGGTTATCTTTTACTCGGTTCTCAGCTTCTTGGGACTGCTCATCTTTAACATGTACAAGGATTGTGATCCATTGAGTGCTGGGCAAATCATG AATAACGATCAGCTGGTTCCCCTCTTCGTGGTCCAGAGTGTCGGTCACATCTACGGAATCCCAGGGCTTTTCATTGCCGGTATTTTTGGTGCTGGCCTGAGTTCGCTCTCCGTCTTCCTAAACTCCACCTCCGTGGTCATCCTGCAGGACATAGTCCGTGGCTGTTTTAAGATGCAGCCGGGCGAAACTGCATCCGCGATTATCGTTAAAGGCACCATCCTGATCATGGGCTTATTGGTATTCGGCGCGGTGCTTCTACTGGAGAAAGTGAGTGGCATCCTGAGCATCTGCATGTCCCTGGTGGCCATCGCAACTAGTTCCACCTTTGGCATATTTACCCTGGGAGTGCTGGTTCCCTGGGCGAACACAGTGGGCACTGCGGTGGGCGGAATCGCTGGCTTCCTCCTGACCGGATGGATAACTTTCGGGTCGCAAATAGCGGCGGCATCCGGACAACTGCATCACCATCGGCTTCCTGTGTCCCTCGCAAGTTGCCCCGGCAATGTGACTGCTCCCGAAAATGTTTGGGTGGACGAGGAGCAGGTGTTTCCACTATTCCGACTCTCATTCCATTGGATAAACCCAATTGGGGCACTTACGGTTGTCGTTGTGGGTTCTCTGGTCTCTCTGGTGACCAATCCCACGGACATCAAGAGTCTCGACTCGGATTTGATATCTCCAGTGATTCACAG GTTTCTTCCTAAAGAATGCTTCAAACATGGAAATGCTGAGGAAAACTCTGTCCAGGATATCCCACTGTTAATTGAGAAAAAGGATTAA
- the LOC6613049 gene encoding uncharacterized protein LOC6613049 isoform X2, with product MEPNDEVVERQKLVNDVETEEEAQSAPKSATPASPAVPNIKIKGISSGETTRSRNSASCSIERTISEKEKDKSQGQGQAATKVTYVNERRPRPQAHGGSGGGAGDERFEFKTRPRKLLKDRDELEPTHSSANSLNAITLVSSEWLAPDPTATVNHNTPKNNNNDSTKPNNNNQHSNSNQNTPRSQRRKNPTASMPNASVHSDKFDDRPIKHHSFVSEVPDVKHMERALLGLLDDFHSGKLRAFGSGCTMDQMTKIREQQECLAKLHFELAAAEEDSLEHGNEFNTNKAQENMLQLMQRLEQLSISIEQLQTSHTGL from the exons ATGGAGCCCAACGATGAGGTGGTGGAACGCCAGAAGCTGGTGAACGACGTGGAAACGGAGGAGGAAGCCCAAAGCGCACCGAAATCGGCCACACCCGCTTCGCCCGCCGTTCCGAAT ATCAAAATCAAAGGCATATCCAGCGGCGAGACCACGCGCAGCAGAAACTCCGCATCCTGCTCCATCGAGAGGACGATATCCGAAAAGGAGAAGGACAAGAGCCAGGGCCAGGGTCAAGCGGCCACCAAGGTGACCTACGTGAATGAAcgccggccacgcccccaggcGCACGGTGGAAGTGGCGGGGGAGCTGGAGACGAGAGATTCGAGTTCAAGACCCGGCCGCGCAAACTCCTGAAAG ATCGCGACGAGTTGGAACCCACCCACAGCAGTGCCAACAGCCTGAACGCCATCACCTTGGTGAGCAGCGAGTGGCTAGCACCTGATCCCACAGCCACAGTCAACCACAACACccccaagaacaacaacaacgataGCACGAAACCCAACAATAACAATCAGCACAGCAATAGCAATCAGAACACACCGCGATCGCAGCGCCGCAAGAATCCTACAGCGTCGATGCCAAACGCCAGTGTCCACAGCGATAAGTTCGACGATCGTCCAATAAAACATCATTCCTTTGTCTCCGAAGTTCCCGATGTGAAGCACATGGAAAGAGCCCTCCTCGGACTGCTGGATGACTTCCACTCCGGCAAGCTGAGGGCATTCG GCTCCGGCTGCACAATGGACCAAATGACCAAGATCCGCGAGCAGCAGGAGTGCCTGGCCAAACTGCATTTCGAACTGGCTGCCGCCGAGGAGGATTCACTGGAGCACGGCAACGAGTTCAACACCAACAAGGCGCAGGAGAACATGCTGCAGCTGATGCAGCGCCTGGAACAGCTATCCATCTCCATCGAGCAGCTGCAGACGAGCCACACGGGTCTCTGA
- the LOC6613049 gene encoding coiled-coil domain-containing protein 28B isoform X3: protein MEPNDEVVERQKLVNDVETEEEAQSAPKSATPASPAVPNIKIKGISSGETTRSRNSASCSIERTISEKEKDKSQGQGQAATKVTYVNERRPRPQAHGGSGGGAGDERFEFKTRPRKLLKVPDVKHMERALLGLLDDFHSGKLRAFAGSGCTMDQMTKIREQQECLAKLHFELAAAEEDSLEHGNEFNTNKAQENMLQLMQRLEQLSISIEQLQTSHTGL from the exons ATGGAGCCCAACGATGAGGTGGTGGAACGCCAGAAGCTGGTGAACGACGTGGAAACGGAGGAGGAAGCCCAAAGCGCACCGAAATCGGCCACACCCGCTTCGCCCGCCGTTCCGAAT ATCAAAATCAAAGGCATATCCAGCGGCGAGACCACGCGCAGCAGAAACTCCGCATCCTGCTCCATCGAGAGGACGATATCCGAAAAGGAGAAGGACAAGAGCCAGGGCCAGGGTCAAGCGGCCACCAAGGTGACCTACGTGAATGAAcgccggccacgcccccaggcGCACGGTGGAAGTGGCGGGGGAGCTGGAGACGAGAGATTCGAGTTCAAGACCCGGCCGCGCAAACTCCTGAAAG TTCCCGATGTGAAGCACATGGAAAGAGCCCTCCTCGGACTGCTGGATGACTTCCACTCCGGCAAGCTGAGGGCATTCG CAGGCTCCGGCTGCACAATGGACCAAATGACCAAGATCCGCGAGCAGCAGGAGTGCCTGGCCAAACTGCATTTCGAACTGGCTGCCGCCGAGGAGGATTCACTGGAGCACGGCAACGAGTTCAACACCAACAAGGCGCAGGAGAACATGCTGCAGCTGATGCAGCGCCTGGAACAGCTATCCATCTCCATCGAGCAGCTGCAGACGAGCCACACGGGTCTCTGA
- the LOC6613049 gene encoding uncharacterized protein LOC6613049 isoform X1: MEPNDEVVERQKLVNDVETEEEAQSAPKSATPASPAVPNIKIKGISSGETTRSRNSASCSIERTISEKEKDKSQGQGQAATKVTYVNERRPRPQAHGGSGGGAGDERFEFKTRPRKLLKDRDELEPTHSSANSLNAITLVSSEWLAPDPTATVNHNTPKNNNNDSTKPNNNNQHSNSNQNTPRSQRRKNPTASMPNASVHSDKFDDRPIKHHSFVSEVPDVKHMERALLGLLDDFHSGKLRAFAGSGCTMDQMTKIREQQECLAKLHFELAAAEEDSLEHGNEFNTNKAQENMLQLMQRLEQLSISIEQLQTSHTGL; the protein is encoded by the exons ATGGAGCCCAACGATGAGGTGGTGGAACGCCAGAAGCTGGTGAACGACGTGGAAACGGAGGAGGAAGCCCAAAGCGCACCGAAATCGGCCACACCCGCTTCGCCCGCCGTTCCGAAT ATCAAAATCAAAGGCATATCCAGCGGCGAGACCACGCGCAGCAGAAACTCCGCATCCTGCTCCATCGAGAGGACGATATCCGAAAAGGAGAAGGACAAGAGCCAGGGCCAGGGTCAAGCGGCCACCAAGGTGACCTACGTGAATGAAcgccggccacgcccccaggcGCACGGTGGAAGTGGCGGGGGAGCTGGAGACGAGAGATTCGAGTTCAAGACCCGGCCGCGCAAACTCCTGAAAG ATCGCGACGAGTTGGAACCCACCCACAGCAGTGCCAACAGCCTGAACGCCATCACCTTGGTGAGCAGCGAGTGGCTAGCACCTGATCCCACAGCCACAGTCAACCACAACACccccaagaacaacaacaacgataGCACGAAACCCAACAATAACAATCAGCACAGCAATAGCAATCAGAACACACCGCGATCGCAGCGCCGCAAGAATCCTACAGCGTCGATGCCAAACGCCAGTGTCCACAGCGATAAGTTCGACGATCGTCCAATAAAACATCATTCCTTTGTCTCCGAAGTTCCCGATGTGAAGCACATGGAAAGAGCCCTCCTCGGACTGCTGGATGACTTCCACTCCGGCAAGCTGAGGGCATTCG CAGGCTCCGGCTGCACAATGGACCAAATGACCAAGATCCGCGAGCAGCAGGAGTGCCTGGCCAAACTGCATTTCGAACTGGCTGCCGCCGAGGAGGATTCACTGGAGCACGGCAACGAGTTCAACACCAACAAGGCGCAGGAGAACATGCTGCAGCTGATGCAGCGCCTGGAACAGCTATCCATCTCCATCGAGCAGCTGCAGACGAGCCACACGGGTCTCTGA